The Blastococcus sp. HT6-4 genome window below encodes:
- a CDS encoding response regulator transcription factor → MRIVIAEDDALLREGLALLLRAESLDVVATAGTPQEFLAAVDRHRPDVAIVDVRMPPTHTDEGIVAAVEARRRHPELAVLVLSAYVEQAFATELLAGGARRLGYLLKERVGRVEQFLEALHRVANGGSAIDPDVVAQLFARSRPDDGLDRLSAREREVLALMAEGLGNTAIAERLFVTEGAVHKHIRSIFAKLDLPPTDATDRRVTAVLRYLDTVPDR, encoded by the coding sequence GTGCGGATCGTGATCGCCGAGGACGACGCACTGCTCCGGGAGGGTCTGGCCCTGCTGCTGCGGGCGGAGTCGCTCGACGTCGTCGCCACCGCCGGGACGCCCCAGGAGTTCCTGGCCGCAGTGGACCGGCACCGGCCTGACGTCGCGATCGTCGACGTGCGGATGCCGCCCACGCACACCGACGAGGGCATCGTCGCCGCGGTGGAGGCACGCCGCCGTCACCCGGAGCTGGCCGTGCTGGTGCTCTCGGCCTACGTGGAGCAGGCATTCGCAACCGAGCTGCTCGCCGGCGGGGCCCGGCGGCTGGGCTACCTGCTCAAGGAGCGGGTCGGCCGGGTGGAGCAGTTCCTGGAGGCGCTGCACCGGGTGGCGAACGGGGGGAGCGCGATCGATCCGGACGTCGTGGCGCAGCTGTTCGCCCGCAGCCGGCCCGACGACGGGCTGGACCGGCTCAGCGCCCGCGAGCGGGAGGTGCTCGCGCTGATGGCCGAAGGGCTGGGCAACACGGCGATCGCGGAGCGGCTGTTCGTCACCGAGGGGGCGGTGCACAAGCACATCCGCAGCATCTTCGCCAAGCTCGACCTGCCCCCCACCGACGCCACCGACCGGCGGGTGACCGCCGTCCTGCGGTACCTGGACACCGTTCCCGACCGGTGA
- a CDS encoding ABC transporter ATP-binding protein, with translation MTTALRRLYRLFGVGHRRRWALLLLLVGVNGLMEAVATALVFALVGLLAGGSVGLPVLGVITTDALGMFAGLVTVAFLVRAGLVILQNAVLYRVSYQAGAELEERLLAGYLSLPARDLRRRGHAELVRNVHDTVIVVVEECLIASVLTIGNGLRMFAIVAVMVAVAPVPSLFAALVFGPVLWLVSRLARRPVRRLGEQVEATLARSLHQATETLALSAEIRAAGRTRQFSARFGDTRRQLARAAGTEEVIGAVPRLTAETLLVLFVVGYVAVAFARGAEESVLPTLGLFTYAALRVLPSLIEAVSLVHSVNHAGPALETVMADLPLLARPTAEEPPVHPVDTIRLSRVTVEIPETGRTVLSDVDLELRRGDVVAVVGRNGSGKSTLLDVLAGALPPARGEIVVDGTPVRAGSGSWFAGVAQVSQHVHLLDADILTNVTLDPSGAEADDPRLAAVIDEVGLRPVVERLAGRTVGEDGRSLSGGERQRVALARALHRDADVLLVDEGSSALDRAARDALADLIHRGAADRITVLVTHDPELVVTCNRRILVEDGRLHTEELDART, from the coding sequence GTGACCACCGCGCTGCGCCGGCTGTACCGACTGTTCGGCGTCGGCCACCGACGCCGGTGGGCGCTCCTGCTGCTGCTCGTCGGCGTGAACGGCCTGATGGAAGCCGTCGCCACCGCGCTGGTCTTCGCGCTGGTCGGCCTGCTGGCCGGCGGCTCGGTCGGGCTGCCCGTCCTCGGCGTGATCACCACCGACGCCCTGGGCATGTTCGCCGGGCTGGTCACGGTCGCGTTCCTCGTGCGCGCCGGCCTCGTCATCCTGCAGAACGCGGTGCTCTACCGGGTCAGCTACCAGGCCGGCGCCGAGCTGGAGGAACGGCTGCTCGCGGGCTACCTGTCCCTCCCCGCGCGCGACCTCCGGCGCCGGGGGCACGCCGAACTCGTCCGCAACGTGCACGACACGGTCATCGTCGTGGTCGAGGAGTGCCTGATCGCCTCCGTGCTGACCATCGGCAACGGACTGCGCATGTTCGCGATCGTCGCCGTCATGGTCGCCGTCGCGCCCGTGCCGTCGCTGTTCGCCGCCCTGGTGTTCGGCCCGGTGCTGTGGCTGGTGTCCCGGCTGGCCCGCAGGCCGGTCCGCCGGCTCGGTGAGCAGGTGGAGGCGACGCTGGCACGCAGCCTCCACCAGGCGACGGAGACCTTGGCGCTGTCCGCCGAGATCCGCGCGGCCGGCCGGACACGGCAGTTCAGCGCCCGGTTCGGCGACACCCGGCGGCAGCTCGCCCGCGCCGCGGGTACCGAGGAGGTGATCGGTGCGGTCCCCCGGTTGACGGCGGAGACCCTGCTCGTCCTGTTCGTGGTGGGCTACGTGGCGGTGGCCTTCGCCCGAGGGGCGGAGGAGAGCGTCCTGCCGACCCTCGGGCTGTTCACCTACGCCGCGCTGCGGGTGCTCCCTTCGCTGATCGAGGCGGTCTCGCTCGTGCACTCGGTCAACCACGCGGGTCCCGCGCTCGAGACGGTGATGGCAGACCTGCCCCTGCTCGCCCGGCCGACCGCCGAGGAGCCCCCCGTCCACCCGGTTGACACCATCAGGTTGTCCCGCGTGACCGTGGAGATCCCGGAGACCGGCCGGACGGTGCTGTCCGATGTCGACCTGGAGCTGCGCCGCGGCGACGTCGTGGCCGTGGTCGGCCGCAACGGCTCGGGGAAGTCGACCCTCCTCGACGTGCTCGCGGGCGCCCTCCCGCCGGCGCGGGGCGAGATCGTCGTCGACGGGACGCCCGTCCGGGCGGGGTCGGGCTCGTGGTTCGCCGGCGTCGCGCAGGTCTCCCAGCACGTCCACCTCCTCGACGCCGACATCCTCACCAACGTCACGCTCGACCCGTCCGGGGCCGAGGCGGACGATCCGCGTCTGGCGGCCGTCATCGACGAGGTCGGGCTGCGGCCCGTGGTCGAGCGGCTGGCCGGCCGGACCGTCGGGGAGGACGGTCGATCGCTGTCCGGCGGTGAGCGCCAGCGGGTGGCGCTGGCCAGGGCGCTCCACCGGGACGCCGACGTCCTGCTCGTGGACGAGGGCTCCTCGGCCCTCGACCGCGCTGCGCGGGATGCCCTGGCCGACCTGATCCACCGCGGCGCCGCGGACCGGATCACCGTCCTGGTGACGCACGACCCCGAACTCGTCGTCACGTGCAACCGCCGCATCCTGGTCGAGGACGGTCGACTGCACACCGAGGAGCTCGACGCCCGGACCTGA